The Acinetobacter pittii genome contains a region encoding:
- the cspA gene encoding cold-shock protein, producing the protein MSNTVSGTVKWFNETKGFGFIQQDNGPDVFAHFKEISGSGFKTLHEGQRVTFTVTQGQKGPNAVNIIPQ; encoded by the coding sequence ATGTCTAATACAGTAAGTGGTACAGTTAAGTGGTTTAACGAAACTAAAGGTTTCGGTTTTATTCAACAAGATAATGGTCCAGATGTGTTTGCTCACTTCAAAGAAATTTCTGGTTCAGGTTTCAAAACTTTGCACGAAGGTCAACGTGTAACGTTTACTGTTACTCAAGGGCAAAAAGGCCCAAATGCTGTAAATATTATTCCACAATAA
- a CDS encoding AraC family transcriptional regulator, which produces MSNWVDISKDTNTGIKTIRAHFTGHAYDPHWHSSYLIGVTESGIQQFHCRKKQINSHAGQVFMLEPEEIHDGHAPASDGFTYQMLYLHPEWLKQRIQGLFHNSPDHYELVIDAPLKSDEQLAIITSQAFQHLHYKEMNIVKDNSLDLLIQYIAQGKWLRRAQQTSSMHGPRVAHQIRDILHDHLFDDIGLEEISNMIGLDRYHIHRIFKAAFHLAPHQYLIQLRLTRARELLSRSISPAQVASDLCFADQSHLSRWFKRCYGLTPAAYKKICTNL; this is translated from the coding sequence ATGAGTAACTGGGTGGATATTTCAAAAGATACCAATACTGGTATCAAAACAATCCGTGCCCATTTTACGGGTCATGCTTATGATCCCCATTGGCATTCAAGTTATTTAATTGGTGTAACTGAATCTGGTATTCAACAGTTCCATTGTCGTAAAAAACAAATTAATAGTCATGCTGGGCAAGTATTTATGCTTGAACCAGAAGAAATTCATGATGGACATGCACCTGCATCTGATGGCTTTACCTATCAAATGCTTTATCTACACCCCGAATGGTTGAAGCAACGTATTCAGGGATTATTTCATAACAGCCCTGATCATTACGAGTTAGTAATTGATGCACCATTAAAGTCCGATGAGCAACTTGCAATTATTACGTCACAAGCATTTCAGCATTTGCATTATAAAGAAATGAATATTGTGAAAGACAATAGTCTTGACTTGCTCATTCAATATATTGCTCAAGGGAAATGGCTAAGAAGAGCTCAACAAACATCGTCTATGCATGGTCCTCGAGTCGCTCATCAAATTCGAGATATTCTGCATGACCATTTATTTGATGATATTGGATTAGAAGAGATTTCAAATATGATCGGCCTAGACCGATATCATATTCACCGTATTTTTAAAGCTGCCTTTCACTTAGCTCCTCACCAATATCTGATTCAACTCAGACTTACACGAGCAAGAGAGCTACTTTCCAGAAGCATCTCACCTGCACAAGTTGCTTCAGATTTATGTTTTGCCGATCAAAGCCATTTGAGCCGCTGGTTTAAACGTTGCTATGGTTTAACTCCCGCCGCCTATAAAAAAATCTGCACAAATCTTTAA
- a CDS encoding AnBLUF65 family BLUF photoreceptors, whose amino-acid sequence MNVRLCYASQRNEKNEDLLQDLRDILTEARDFNDLNKICGVLYYADNAFFQCLEGEQEVVERLFEKITNDERHHNVKWLCTYSIEQNSFQRWSMKYVQRNTNIESFFLKMGETTFNPIRLDEQNLKDFLKELVTAEQTKIKTVKKVGMVNRGVNPF is encoded by the coding sequence ATGAACGTTCGCCTGTGTTATGCCAGCCAACGAAACGAAAAAAATGAAGATTTATTGCAAGATCTACGTGATATTTTGACAGAAGCCAGAGATTTCAATGATTTAAATAAGATCTGTGGCGTACTTTATTATGCTGATAATGCTTTCTTTCAATGTTTAGAAGGTGAACAAGAGGTGGTTGAAAGGTTATTTGAAAAAATTACAAATGATGAAAGACACCACAATGTTAAATGGTTGTGTACATATTCCATTGAACAAAACTCTTTTCAGAGATGGTCAATGAAATATGTGCAACGCAATACAAATATTGAATCTTTCTTTCTAAAAATGGGAGAAACTACTTTTAATCCTATTCGTCTCGATGAGCAAAATTTAAAAGATTTTCTTAAAGAATTAGTTACTGCTGAGCAAACCAAAATTAAGACAGTTAAAAAAGTGGGTATGGTAAATCGGGGAGTGAACCCGTTCTAG